In Heteronotia binoei isolate CCM8104 ecotype False Entrance Well chromosome 21, APGP_CSIRO_Hbin_v1, whole genome shotgun sequence, the DNA window AATAAAAAATATTAAGAATGTTAGAGACTGAAAATGGTCAGGCTGTGGGTTGATAGTAAAGATATCAGAGAAACCCAATGGGAACATATTACATGGAATTTATTCAGTTTCTACAAGATCCTCTCATTTCAGATTTCTGATGACAGAAaacatctctctgtctgtctatctatctatctatcatctatttatttatttaggcaatttatattccCCCCTTACCCCAAAACGGGCTCAGGGAAGATAACATTATAAAAGCAAtataaacatgaagctgccttgtacttgccctgttcacatgttacagggTAGGCCTATATGTGCATACATCCTTTTATAAGTAACAGCCAGAAAAGCTTGATGTTATTATTGGTCCATATTCTCTCCCCAGACTGGTAATGGCTCTCCAAGCTCTCAGGTAGAGGTTTTTCACCTCACGTGTTACCTGATCCTTCTACGTGGGGATGCTGGTGATTGGACCCTTCATGTTAATTGCTGGAAACAAAATGCACTGGAAATCATGAGCTTCTAAACCTTCATCTGAGAACAACCGCAATTCTTTCCATTGATCTCTTCAGAGCATCCTTAACTTCCTTATTTCTCAGACTGTAGATCAAAGGGTTCAGCATAGGAATCACCAGTGCGTAGAAGATGGAAGCAATTTTGTCAGTCTCTAGTGAATGATTAGTACTGGGCTGCAAATACATAAAGATCAGAGTTCCATAGAAGATAGTTACAGCTGTCAGGTGAGAAACACAGGTGGAGAAGGCTTTATGTTGGCCTTGAGCAGTACGAATTCTTAGGATGGCAGAGAGGATAAAAATGTAAGAGATGAGcacaatgagaagggagcatatCATGTCAAACCCAGCAAACGCATAGATTAGGATTTGTTTGGTGCTGATGTCAGAGCAAGACAGTGCCAGGAGTGGGAGGTCATCACAGTAGAAATGATTGATCACATTAGCAGAGCAGAAGGACAAATGGAATGTTACTATTGTGTGGAACAGAGCAACACCAAAGCTGTATATATAAGGGGCAGCTACTAGCTGGATACACACTTTCTGGGACATGATAGTTTGGTAAAGCAGTGGGTTACAGATGGCCACATAGCGGTCATATGCCATCACTGCCAGAAGGAAACACTCTGTGATCATGAATGTTAGAAAGCAGCCCAACTGTGCTGCACATGCATTGTAAGAAATGGTTTTTTTAGCTGCTAAAAAGTTTGTCAGCATTTTAGGGGCAATGACAGAGGAATAGCAAAGGTCAACAAAAGCCAAGTGGCTGAGGAAGAAGTACATGGGAGTATGGAGCTGGGAATCAGTCCTGATTAAGATAATGATCCCCAGATTTCCTATCACAGTGATAACATAGAAAAGAAGGAATACTACAAAGAGAGGGACCTGCAAATCTGGATTATCAGTGATTCCAAACAAAATGAATTCCTTGACTATGCTCTTGGTGTGATTGGCATCTGCCATTTATTCCATCTCAATTATCTACTTCAGCAGTTCCCAAGAACATGGGAGTATGGAGATGAGTATCGGTCCTGATCAAGATAATGATTCCCTAGATTTCCTATCAGAGTGTTAATACAGGTCAgaagaaacaaaacaaagagaGTGATCTGTAGATCTGAGCAGGAAGTGATCCCCAGGGGAATGAGCTTTTTGACAGTGGTATTAATGTGGTTGTGTCCACCGTTTATTGAATCTCAATCATCTTGATGAGGTCACTGTATTGTCTGGGTGGCAGTTTATCTATGACTTCAAGAAGAAAACAGTTGATAGTAGCACTTCTTGACTGTTAGGTATGATCCTGTCACATTCCAGGCTGATAAATTCTTATTttcctattttaagaattttACATGTCCCTTGTGATTGCCATCTTTTGGGTGCTGATGAAATAATCTTCATTCAATTTCTTCATGAATTACTGCCAAAATAAATTTAGAAATATTATTTATCTTTTTCAGGAATATGAAGAACCGTATTGGTATGTGCATTATATTCTTATAATACCTGCAGGAACCTATACAATA includes these proteins:
- the LOC132589127 gene encoding olfactory receptor 8U3-like, which codes for MADANHTKSIVKEFILFGITDNPDLQVPLFVVFLLFYVITVIGNLGIIILIRTDSQLHTPMYFFLSHLAFVDLCYSSVIAPKMLTNFLAAKKTISYNACAAQLGCFLTFMITECFLLAVMAYDRYVAICNPLLYQTIMSQKVCIQLVAAPYIYSFGVALFHTIVTFHLSFCSANVINHFYCDDLPLLALSCSDISTKQILIYAFAGFDMICSLLIVLISYIFILSAILRIRTAQGQHKAFSTCVSHLTAVTIFYGTLIFMYLQPSTNHSLETDKIASIFYALVIPMLNPLIYSLRNKEVKDALKRSMERIAVVLR